The region CAGAGCCCATGCTGGTGGTGCCAGTGCTGCCGCTGCGTGACGTCGTCGTCTATCCGCATATGGTGATCCCTTTGTTCGTAGGTCGCGAAAAGTCGATCCGCGCGCTGGATACCGCCATGGCAGGGAGCAAGCAGATCCTGCTGGTCGCCCAGCAAAGCGCGGAACTGGACGACCCGACCACCGGCCAGATTCATAAGGTTGGCACGTTATCGACTATTCTCCAACTGTTGAAGCTGCCAGACGGCACCATCAAGGTGCTGGTGGAAGGCGCCGAGCGGGCGCGCGTCGTTCATTACCTTGATCAGGAAGACTATTTTACCGCGCAGATTTCGTTGCTGAAGTCGGTGCATCAGTCGGACGAACGCGAGATGGAAGTGCTGGCGCGCTCGGTCATGCATCTGTTCGACCAATACGTCAAGCTTAACAAAAAAGTCCCGCCCGAAATTCTGACCTCGCTCGCCGGCATCGACGAGCCGGCGCGGCTGGCGGACACGATCGCCGCGCATATGTCGCTCAAGCTCGACGAAAAGCAGAAAATTCTCGAAATTGACGATGTGCGTGCGCGTCTCGAACACCTGATGAGCCTGATCGAAGGCGAACTGGACGTGCTCCAGATCGAAAAGCGCATTCGCGGGCGCGTCAAGCAGCAGATGGAGAAAAGCCAGCGCGAGTACTACCTGAACGAACAGATGAAGGCGATTCAGAAAGAGCTTGGCGAGATGGAGGATTCGCCGAACGAAGTCGAGGAGTTGGCTCGCAAGATCGAAAGCGCGGGCATGCCGAAAGAAGCGAAAGAAAAGGCGACCTCCGAACTCAACAAGCTCAGGATGATGTCGCCCATGTCCGCTGAAGCGACGGTCGTGCGCAACTACGTGGACTGGCTGGTGAACTCTCCCTGGAAGACCAAATCAAGGGTGCGCAAGGATCTGGGCGCGGCTCAGGACGTGCTGGACGAAGACCACTATGGTCTCGAAAAGGTCAAGGAGCGTATCCTCGAATATCTGGCGGTACAGCATCGCGTCAAGCAACTGAAAGGCCCGATTCTGTGCCTGGTGGGTCCGCCTGGGGTGGGCAAGACGTCCCTGGGCCGCTCGATCGCGCGCGCCACGGGGCGCAAATTCACGCGCATGTCGCTGGGCGGCGTGCGCGACGAGGCCGAGATCCGCGGTCATCGCCGCACCTATATCGGCTCGCTGCCCGGCAAGATCATCCAGAATCTGGCCAAGGTGAAAGTCCGCAATCCGCTATTTCTGCTCGATGAAGTCGACAAGATGGCGATGGACTTTCGGGGCGACCCGGCGTCCGCGCTGCTCGAGGTTCTGGACCCCGAGCAGAACAACACCTTTTCGGATCACTATCTGGAAGTCGATTTCGATCTGTCCGACGTGATGTTCGTCACCACGGCAAACAGCATGGCGATTCCTGGACCGTTGTTGGACCGCATGGAAGTGATCCGGTTGCCGGGCTACACGGAGGACGAGAAGACAAACATCACTGAGCGCTATCTGATCCCCAAACAGATCAAGAGTAACGGACTCAGGAAGAACGAGCTCACCATCAGCGAGACGGCGGTGCGCGACCTCATTCGCCATTACACACGCGAGGCCGGGGTTAGAAATCTGGAACGCGAAATCTCGAAGATCTGCCGCAAGGTGGTGAAGTCGCTGATGCTCAAGCCGCGCGACAAGAGTGTCGTGGTGACGCCGCGCAATCTGGATAAATACCTGGGCGTGCGACGGTTCCGCTACGGCATCGCGGAAGAAAAAGATCAGGTGGGTCAGGCCACGGGGCTCGCCTGGACCGAGGTGGGTGGAGAATTGCTGACGATCGAAACCGCGGTAGTGCCCGGCAAGGGCAAGCTGACGCAGACGGGTCAACTCGGTGATGTAATGCAGGAGTCCGTGCAGGCGGCGTTGACGGTCGTGCGCAGTCGCGCCGAGATGCTTGGCATCGCGCCCGATTTTTACGAAAACAGGGATATTCACGTGCATGTGCCGGAGGGCGCCACACCCAAGGATGGTCCCAGCGCCGGCATCGGCATGACCACCGCGCTGGTGTCCGCGTTGACTGGTATTCCGGTGCACGCGAACGTGGCGATGACCGGTGAAATCACTTTGCGCGGCGAGGTGTTGCCCATCGGCGGGCTTAAGGAGAAATTGCTGGCCGCGCATCGTGGCGGCATATCCATCGTCGTGATCCCGGCCGAAAACGAGAAGGATCTGGTTGATATACCAAAGAACATTAAACAGAAGCTGGAGATCAAGCCAGTGCGCTGGATTGACGAGGTGCTCGAAATTGCGCTGCACGAAATGCCGGAACCCCGCACAGTTAACGGGGAAAAACAGGTGCAGGCAGCGGCCCGTAAAAAGCGGGATGAGGAGCAGAAGAAGGGTGGCAGGGTTCGTCATCATTGATCTCGGTTGACAGCCTTAAGAGCCCCTTGTATAAAGATGGCGCTTAAAGGGGATGCGTCAATGCGTCAGCACAAAATCCGCAGGCGCGAGCAATGTGATAGCCACAGTTGGTCTGCTTCCGGCGGAATAAGCCGCTCTGCGGCAGACAACCAATACGGCAGACAACCCATAATGCGCCGCGTGAGTTTCAGCGTATGCGATTCGAAAGCGCAACCAGTTTCCGAACTCCGAGGGAATACCAATAGATGAATAAATCAGAACTTACCGATTCCGTAGCGAGTTCGGCGGATCTGTCCAAGGCCTCCGCTTCGCGTGCGGTAGACGCAGTGATAGACGCCATTACGTCGGCGTTAAAGAGCGGCGATCAGGTTTCGATCGTGGGTTTTGGATCTTTCCTGGTGCGTGAGCGCGGCGCGCGCAGCGGTCGTAATCCGCGTACGGGCGAGACCATCAAGATCAGTGCGTCCAAGGCGCCCGGCTTCAAACCTGGCAAGGCGCTCAAGGATGCCGTAAACTGACGCGCCTTTGTATCGTGCCGGGTTCGAAGCAACTCCGCTTTGGGTGCTTAGCTCAGCTGGTAGAGCGTCGCCCTTACAAGGCGAAAGTCGGGGGTTCGACTCCCTCAGCACCCACCAGAAGATCGCAGCACCGGTTTACGACCACGGGTTTACAATGGAGTGGTAGTTCAGCTGGTTAGAATACCGGCCTGTCACGCCGGGGGTCGCGGGTTCGAGTCCCGTCCACTCCGCCAGCATTCAAGTTGCAAGCCGCGGCTTCGTTACACACCGCATGTGCGCCAAGGGCGGCATTTATACGGCGCAATCAGTAATCTTGAAGCTGCATCCCAACGGTTTAGTCCTTCATGCTAACTGCCATTCGTGACCGTGTGAGCGGCTGGATCGCTTACGCGATCGTCGTGTTGATCAGTCTGACATTTGCCTTGTGGGGCGTCGATCAATATTTCGGCGGCGCCGACGAACGGGTCGTCGCCGAGGTCAATGGTGTCGAGATCCCGATGGAAGCATTCAGCTATCAGTTTCAGCAGGAGCGCAGTTACCTGCAACAGGCATACGATGGCGAGCTTCCGGCCGGACAGAACGATGCGGTGCTCAAACAGGTTGTGATTCAGGGCATGACGCGCGCTGAGGTGTTGCAGCAGGAAACGCAGTCGGCGGGTTACCGGGTGAGTGACGCCGTGCTGTTGAACGAGCTCGGCGGCATGCAGGTCTTCCACACCGACGGCCAGTTCGATCCGCAACGTTACGAGCAACTGCTGCAGGCGCAACAGCAAACCACATCCGGGTTCGAAGACAACCTCAGAAGCCAGATCGGATTGTCCTATTTCGAGGAAGGCATTAATCGCTCCGCTTTTCTGCCCAGGGCTACGCGCGAGCAGTTGCTGAGTTTGCAGAATCAGCGGCGCTCGGTCGAGTATTTTACGTTCCCCGCCGATCCGGAAGAGGTAAAGGTTAAAGACAAGGCGATTACCACTTACTACCAGGCAAATCGGCAGCATTTTCAGTCACCCGCGCGGGTGAGGCTTGCGTATATCGATTTAAGCGAGCAGGCGCTCACGCGATCGCTGGACCTTGACGAGAGAGCGTTGCGCGCGTTCTATGGTGGCCAGGCTGGACTTTATACCGAGCCCGAGCAGCGTCGTGCGCGCCATATCCTGATCAAGTCATCCGGGGGCGGTAAAGATGCTGACGCGGTCCTTAAGCGCGCGTCCGAGCTAGCGGCGCGTGCGCGCCAGGGCGAGGATTTCGCGACACTCGCGAAGGCGCATTCAGAAGACGCGCTGTCCGCGTCGTCAGGTGGGGACCTGGGTTTCATCGCGCGCGGGGACATGGATGCGTCGTTCGAGGACGCATTGTTTGCGTTGAACAAGGGAGAAACAAGCGCTCCGGTCAAGACGGCGCTGGGTTATCAGGTCGTTCAGCTAGCCGATGTCAAACCAGCGCGTAGCGAGTCTTTTGCGCGGGTACGAGATCAGGTCGAGCGCGACTACCGTCGCGAGAACGCGAAGGAAGCCTTTATAGAGCGCGCTGAACAACTGGTAACGGTGAGCTATGAGCAGTCCGGCAGCTTGCAGCCCGCGGCCGAGGCGCTGGGGCAACAGGTGCGCGAATCCGGATGGATAACCCGCAAGCAGGGATCGGGCATAGGGACGAATCAGAAAATCCGCAACGCGGCGTTCCATGACGACGTACTGAATGGCGGACGTAACAGCGACATGATCGAACTGAGTCCGGGCCGCGCGGTGGTGGCGCGGGTAATCGATCATCAACCGGCAAAGGTTCAGCCGCTGGAGGCGGTGCGCGAGGATATTGAACGCATTCTCGCCGTACGGGCCGCACGCAGACAGGCCACGCAAGCAGGTAAACAGGCGCTGGCGGCGTTACGGGATGGCAAAAGCATGGCAGAAGTCGCCAGGCAGAGTGATCTTCAGCCGCAATCACCGGGCGCGATCCAACGCACCGAGCCTTCGTTGCCGCGGCCCCTGGTCGAGAAGCTGTTTGCGCTCGACAAGCCGGCGGCCGGCAATCCCACTTATGGTGGCGTGCCCTTACGGCACGGATTTGCAATCATCGCCCTGGTCGATGTGCGGGCTGGCGACGCAATTCAGACCGCATCATCCGAAGGGCCTGCGTCCGACCCTGATGCCCGGTACGGAGAGCGCGAACGCGATGCGGTGTATCGCGCGCTTGAGGCCGATGCGGAAATCGAGATCATGCAGGAAAATCTATGACTGATGACGTAGCGGCACCGCGCTATCGGCGCTAAGTCATAGAGTCAGGTCTCAGTGTAATCCGTCATGCCGACGATGTTGTAACCCGCGTCCACGTGTACGATCTCGCCGGTGATGCCGGAGGCGAGATCCGAACACAGGAACGCGCCGGTATTGCCAACGTCTTCAATCGACACGTTGCGACGCAGCGGCGCGTTAGTCGCCACATGATCGAGCATGCGGCGGAAATTGCCGATGCCCGCCGCAGCCAGCGTGCGGATAGGGCCCGCGGAGATGCCGTTAACGCGGATGCTCTCGGGTCCCAGCGTGTAGGCGAGGTAGCGAATGTTGGCCTCCAGGCTCGCCTTGGCCAAGCCCATGACGTTGTAATTGGGCATCGCGCGCTCCGCGCCCAGATAGGTCAGTGTCAGCAGCGCGCCATTGCGCCCATGCAGCATCCGCCGGCCGTTTTTCGCCAGCGCCGCGAAGCTGTAGCTGCTGATGTCGTGCGACGTGCGAAACCCTTCGCGCGTGAGGTTGTCGAGATAGTCTCCTTCCAGCAATTCGCGCGGCGCGAACGCCACTGAATGCACGATGATGTCGAGATGATCCCAGTAATCGTCCAGGTGTTCGAACACCGCTTCAATCTGCTCATCGTCTTCAACGTCACACGGCACCGCGATATCCGACCCGCAGTCACCCGCCAGTTTTTCCACCCGGGATTTCAGGCGCTCGTTCTGATAAGTGAACGCAAGCTCGGCGCCTTCGCGGCTCATCGCTTCGGCAATGCCCCAGGCAATTGAACGATTGCTCGCGACACCGACGATCAGCGCGCGTTTATTGGCAAGAAAACTCACCTCATACCTCCGATGTTTATACGTGCCGACGAGCACCTGACAGTCGTGGCTGCGGCCGTTTCAGTCTTTGCACTGCAATAGTCGAGACGCGCACCCGCTGCTGACGATTTAAATGATATTCGTGCGGTCGCCCAGATACAAATCAATGCGCTTCATTCACGGTCGGACTTGCCAGCGGACGAATGCGGTTTATGATGCGCGGGAATCGCGATGACATGAACAATCGATCACTTAGGGCTTCGCATGGAACGACGATTTACGGCTAAAGATTTTTTCCTGTTCGCGTTTCTCAGCCTGGTGCTGACGGCGATTGTGTCGACCATGTACATGATCGACCGGCAATGGGCCAAGATGGCTGGAATAGAGCGCACCTTGAGCGAACAGTCGGTGAGTCTTCAGGGCCTTGCGCGCACGGTCAGTACCGGCATCACCACGGGCAATACGGCCACGCGGACCGGGGAGGGCGCTATTCCGGATTCTTTTCGGCGTGCCTGGCGCGCTTCGCAGACTAAGGATTTCGCGGCGGGCGACTGGCTGGTCGCGCCGTTCGGCACCGGCCTCAAGACGCTCACGCCGCTGGTCTCAAGCGACGCTTACGCCGCTGAAGTACAGACCTATGTGTTGGAGTCGCTCCTGACGCGCAATCCAAAAACCCTGCAATGGGACGGTATGATCGCGAAAGACTGGACGGTCAGTGACGACGGACTCACGATCACGTTTCAAATGCGCAATGGCTTGAAGTTTTCGGACGGCAAATCCATGGACGCGGAAGACGTCGCGTTCACGTTCGATTTTCTGATGAACGAGAAGATCGCGGCGCCGCGCCATCGTGCGTATTTCGCCAAGATCAGGAGCGTACGGGCGACGGGCAAATACGAGGTCGTATTCCAGTTCAAGGAACCGTATTTCCAGAGTCTGGAGCTGGCCGGCACCATGCCGATCCTGCCCGAGCATTTTTATGGGGCGTATTTAGAACAGCCGCAAACCTTCAATCAGTCCACCGGTTTGCTGATGGGTTCGGGGCCTTATCGGCTTGAAGATCCGCGAGGCTGGACGCCGGATACCGGTATAGTCGAACTGGAACGTAATCCGTATTACTGGGGCCCGGTACTGCCGCCGTTTGACACGCTGTTGTGGAAAGTCATTGAGAATCAAACCGCGCAGCTCACCACGTTTCGTAATGGCGAGCTCGATCTTTACGGCGCGCGCCCGCGCGAATATGAAAGTCTGCTGGAAGATCAGCCCCTCATGGAGCGCACGCAGAATCTGGAGTACATGAGCCCGACCGCCGGCTACCGCTGGATCGGCTGGAACCAGAAACGCAGCGGCGAACCCACCTTCTTCGCGGACCGGCGCGTGCGTCAGGCGATGACTTATCTCACCGATCGCAAGCGCATCGTCAAGGACATCATGCTTGGTTATGCTGAAGTCGCCATGAGTCCATTCAGCCCGCGCAGCCCTCAGCACGACGATAGTCTGCAGCCCCTTGAATACGACATCGAAAAGGCCCGACAACTGCTCGGGGATGCCGGCTTCAAAGATCGCGACGGCAATGGCGTGCTGGAGGACGCCGACGGCGAACCATTCAGATTCGAGTTGGTGTATTTTCAGGATGACGAGGATACGCAGCGCGTCATGCTGTTCCTGCGGGACCTTTATGCGCGTGCCGGCGTGCTGATGATTCCAAAGCCCACCGAGTGGTCGGTGATGATCGATCTGCTCACGCAGAAGAACTTCGATGCGAT is a window of Gammaproteobacteria bacterium DNA encoding:
- a CDS encoding enoyl-ACP reductase — its product is MSFLANKRALIVGVASNRSIAWGIAEAMSREGAELAFTYQNERLKSRVEKLAGDCGSDIAVPCDVEDDEQIEAVFEHLDDYWDHLDIIVHSVAFAPRELLEGDYLDNLTREGFRTSHDISSYSFAALAKNGRRMLHGRNGALLTLTYLGAERAMPNYNVMGLAKASLEANIRYLAYTLGPESIRVNGISAGPIRTLAAAGIGNFRRMLDHVATNAPLRRNVSIEDVGNTGAFLCSDLASGITGEIVHVDAGYNIVGMTDYTET
- a CDS encoding ABC transporter substrate-binding protein, whose translation is MERRFTAKDFFLFAFLSLVLTAIVSTMYMIDRQWAKMAGIERTLSEQSVSLQGLARTVSTGITTGNTATRTGEGAIPDSFRRAWRASQTKDFAAGDWLVAPFGTGLKTLTPLVSSDAYAAEVQTYVLESLLTRNPKTLQWDGMIAKDWTVSDDGLTITFQMRNGLKFSDGKSMDAEDVAFTFDFLMNEKIAAPRHRAYFAKIRSVRATGKYEVVFQFKEPYFQSLELAGTMPILPEHFYGAYLEQPQTFNQSTGLLMGSGPYRLEDPRGWTPDTGIVELERNPYYWGPVLPPFDTLLWKVIENQTAQLTTFRNGELDLYGARPREYESLLEDQPLMERTQNLEYMSPTAGYRWIGWNQKRSGEPTFFADRRVRQAMTYLTDRKRIVKDIMLGYAEVAMSPFSPRSPQHDDSLQPLEYDIEKARQLLGDAGFKDRDGNGVLEDADGEPFRFELVYFQDDEDTQRVMLFLRDLYARAGVLMIPKPTEWSVMIDLLTQKNFDAITLAWTGGVETDIYQMFHSSQTVPGGDNFINYKNPLLDTVIDKARATVDEDARMPLWHEAERIIYEDQPYTFLMRSQSLVFIDDRMRNVEVTRLGLNKDIVPVEWFVPAALHKYAN
- a CDS encoding HU family DNA-binding protein — translated: MNKSELTDSVASSADLSKASASRAVDAVIDAITSALKSGDQVSIVGFGSFLVRERGARSGRNPRTGETIKISASKAPGFKPGKALKDAVN
- a CDS encoding SurA N-terminal domain-containing protein — its product is MLTAIRDRVSGWIAYAIVVLISLTFALWGVDQYFGGADERVVAEVNGVEIPMEAFSYQFQQERSYLQQAYDGELPAGQNDAVLKQVVIQGMTRAEVLQQETQSAGYRVSDAVLLNELGGMQVFHTDGQFDPQRYEQLLQAQQQTTSGFEDNLRSQIGLSYFEEGINRSAFLPRATREQLLSLQNQRRSVEYFTFPADPEEVKVKDKAITTYYQANRQHFQSPARVRLAYIDLSEQALTRSLDLDERALRAFYGGQAGLYTEPEQRRARHILIKSSGGGKDADAVLKRASELAARARQGEDFATLAKAHSEDALSASSGGDLGFIARGDMDASFEDALFALNKGETSAPVKTALGYQVVQLADVKPARSESFARVRDQVERDYRRENAKEAFIERAEQLVTVSYEQSGSLQPAAEALGQQVRESGWITRKQGSGIGTNQKIRNAAFHDDVLNGGRNSDMIELSPGRAVVARVIDHQPAKVQPLEAVREDIERILAVRAARRQATQAGKQALAALRDGKSMAEVARQSDLQPQSPGAIQRTEPSLPRPLVEKLFALDKPAAGNPTYGGVPLRHGFAIIALVDVRAGDAIQTASSEGPASDPDARYGERERDAVYRALEADAEIEIMQENL
- the lon gene encoding endopeptidase La, which translates into the protein MSKDKEATEVLAEPMLVVPVLPLRDVVVYPHMVIPLFVGREKSIRALDTAMAGSKQILLVAQQSAELDDPTTGQIHKVGTLSTILQLLKLPDGTIKVLVEGAERARVVHYLDQEDYFTAQISLLKSVHQSDEREMEVLARSVMHLFDQYVKLNKKVPPEILTSLAGIDEPARLADTIAAHMSLKLDEKQKILEIDDVRARLEHLMSLIEGELDVLQIEKRIRGRVKQQMEKSQREYYLNEQMKAIQKELGEMEDSPNEVEELARKIESAGMPKEAKEKATSELNKLRMMSPMSAEATVVRNYVDWLVNSPWKTKSRVRKDLGAAQDVLDEDHYGLEKVKERILEYLAVQHRVKQLKGPILCLVGPPGVGKTSLGRSIARATGRKFTRMSLGGVRDEAEIRGHRRTYIGSLPGKIIQNLAKVKVRNPLFLLDEVDKMAMDFRGDPASALLEVLDPEQNNTFSDHYLEVDFDLSDVMFVTTANSMAIPGPLLDRMEVIRLPGYTEDEKTNITERYLIPKQIKSNGLRKNELTISETAVRDLIRHYTREAGVRNLEREISKICRKVVKSLMLKPRDKSVVVTPRNLDKYLGVRRFRYGIAEEKDQVGQATGLAWTEVGGELLTIETAVVPGKGKLTQTGQLGDVMQESVQAALTVVRSRAEMLGIAPDFYENRDIHVHVPEGATPKDGPSAGIGMTTALVSALTGIPVHANVAMTGEITLRGEVLPIGGLKEKLLAAHRGGISIVVIPAENEKDLVDIPKNIKQKLEIKPVRWIDEVLEIALHEMPEPRTVNGEKQVQAAARKKRDEEQKKGGRVRHH